Proteins encoded by one window of Glycine soja cultivar W05 chromosome 15, ASM419377v2, whole genome shotgun sequence:
- the LOC114387281 gene encoding polygalacturonase inhibitor-like → METMGTEFINAFLHSNRKMRRSMLMLLLCFLLFSPFPLVFSERCHPQDKKALLQLKKDLGNPYIITSWNAKEDCCDWYCCVECDEKTNRVISIGISSSIPDANASGQIPPSVGDLPYLESITFHKLPNLVGPIQPTIAKLAKLKSLFITYTNISGPIPAFLGQLKNLELIKLSFNNLSGPIPSTLSQLPNLGSLQLDRNKLTGPIPSSFGAFKKPGPDLILSHNQLSGPIPASLGNLNPDRVDLSRNKLEGDASMLFSSKKTTQILDLSRNKFEFDLSHLTFPKQSLIWLDLNHNNIYGNIPVALTTVKYLQQFNVSYNPRLSGKIPQGGELQRFDKYAYFHTKLCGSPLPPCK, encoded by the coding sequence ATGGAAACAATGGGAACCGAGTTCATCAACGCTTTCCTACATTCTAACAGAAAAATGAGAAGAAGCATGTTGATGTTACTACTATGCTTCCTATTATTCTCTCCGTTTCCACTTGTATTCTCTGAGAGGTGTCACCCACAAGACAAGAAAGCGCTGCTCCAACTCAAGAAGGACCTAGGCAACCCTTACATCATAACATCGTGGAATGCAAAAGAGGATTGCTGCGACTGGTACTGCTGCGTCGAGTGTGACGAGAAAACGAATCGCGTCATCAGCATCGGCATATCGTCATCCATTCCAGACGCCAATGCGTCGGGACAAATTCCTCCTTCTGTGGGCGACCTCCCTTACTTGGAGTCCATCACCTTCCACAAGCTCCCCAACCTCGTTGGCCCAATCCAGCCCACCATCGCCAAACTCGCCAAACTCAAGTCTCTCTTTATCACCTATACCAATATCTCCGGCCCAATACCCGCTTTTCTGGGCCAACTCAAGAACCTCGAGTTGATCAAACTTTCCTTTAACAACCTCTCGGGCCCCATTCCGAGCACGCTTTCCCAATTGCCTAATCTCGGGTCCCTACAGTTGGACCGCAACAAGCTCACGGGCCCGATCCCGAGCTCATTTGGAGCCTTCAAGAAGCCCGGGCCAGATCTCATCCTGTCTCACAACCAGCTTTCAGGGCCCATCCCTGCTTCCCTCGGCAACTTAAATCCCGACAGGGTAGATTTGTCAAGGAACAAGCTCGAAGGTGACGCTTCCATGCTTTTCAGCAGCAAGAAAACGACCCAGATACTTGACCTTTCAAGGAACAAGTTCGAGTTCGACCTATCTCATTTGACGTTTCCGAAGCAGAGCTTGATATGGCTGGATCTCAATCACAACAACATTTATGGAAACATTCCTGTAGCATTGACTACGGTGAAATATCTGCAACAATTCAACGTGAGCTATAATCCTAGGTTAAGTGGTAAGATACCGCAGGGTGGAGAATTACAAAGATTTGATAAGTATGCATATTTTCACACTAAGTTGTGTGGCTCCCCACTTCCACCCTGCAAATAA